The Haloarchaeobius sp. HME9146 genome includes a region encoding these proteins:
- a CDS encoding ABC transporter substrate-binding protein: protein MSEDETGPNDPTRRAYLKYGTALVGGSLLAGCAGQSDTGDSEPTSTQTATATDEPAATESGATDESAEETETPESWTVSMKPRTEVTFESVPDSVVVYRADYADMLIALGQGDALVGMQDTQSLPMDMLAELPGVSVDPAQITPLRQEGEYDKEIFYDIDPDLLLIDPNNAKNYFEFDEADISELENTVAPWLGSFIRRPQESIGPNYPHYTLYEAFERVATAFRAEDRFAAFKSVHDEMLSTISERVPPESERPSVGLAFLIPGDQFVGSGVFYLTDPTQPGMAKKQYRDLGVDNVWAEAGVSMDGQVNYEALLEADPDVLISHNAFGFTDSVEDFQTRVVDVMREDDLGKELTAVKNGRVYRGGKNVQGPIINLFQTEIAAKQLYPETFGAWKGLGETPADEQLFDRQRVADIINGDF, encoded by the coding sequence ATGTCCGAAGACGAAACCGGTCCGAACGACCCAACGAGAAGAGCGTATCTCAAGTACGGCACAGCCCTCGTCGGCGGCAGCCTCCTTGCTGGCTGTGCCGGGCAGAGCGATACCGGTGACTCCGAACCGACCAGCACACAGACCGCAACGGCGACGGACGAACCCGCGGCGACCGAGTCCGGGGCGACGGACGAGTCGGCCGAGGAGACAGAGACTCCAGAGTCGTGGACGGTCTCGATGAAGCCACGGACCGAGGTGACCTTCGAATCGGTTCCGGACTCGGTCGTCGTCTACCGGGCGGACTACGCGGACATGCTCATCGCGCTCGGCCAGGGTGACGCTCTCGTCGGCATGCAGGACACCCAGAGCCTCCCGATGGACATGCTCGCGGAACTGCCGGGCGTCTCCGTCGACCCCGCCCAGATTACGCCGCTCCGGCAGGAGGGCGAGTACGACAAGGAGATATTCTACGATATCGACCCGGACCTGCTCCTCATCGACCCGAACAACGCGAAGAACTACTTCGAGTTCGACGAGGCGGACATCTCCGAACTGGAGAATACCGTCGCACCGTGGCTCGGGAGCTTCATCCGCCGTCCGCAGGAGTCTATCGGCCCGAACTACCCGCACTACACACTGTACGAGGCGTTCGAGCGGGTCGCCACCGCGTTCCGGGCAGAGGACCGGTTTGCCGCGTTCAAATCCGTCCACGACGAGATGCTCTCGACCATCTCCGAGCGAGTGCCGCCGGAATCCGAGCGGCCCTCCGTCGGACTCGCGTTCCTGATTCCCGGTGACCAGTTCGTCGGCTCAGGCGTGTTCTACCTCACCGACCCGACGCAGCCGGGGATGGCGAAGAAGCAGTACCGCGACCTGGGCGTCGACAACGTCTGGGCCGAGGCCGGCGTGAGCATGGACGGGCAGGTCAACTACGAGGCGCTGCTCGAGGCGGACCCGGACGTGCTCATCTCGCACAACGCGTTCGGGTTCACCGACTCCGTCGAGGACTTCCAGACCCGCGTCGTCGATGTGATGCGCGAGGACGACCTCGGGAAGGAACTGACCGCGGTGAAGAACGGGCGCGTCTACCGCGGCGGGAAGAACGTCCAGGGACCGATTATCAACCTGTTCCAGACCGAGATCGCGGCCAAGCAGCTCTACCCCGAGACGTTTGGGGCGTGGAAGGGACTCGGTGAGACGCCGGCCGACGAGCAGCTGTTCGACCGCCAGCGCGTTGCCGATATCATAAACGGAGACTTCTGA
- a CDS encoding ABC transporter substrate-binding protein: MRENTTHDGPTRRDYLKIGGATALGGLVAGCAGQDGGGAEPTTTESGGNTGSTQTEQTTTEDTPYSVTMAPVGEVTFESVPEQWVAYDGGYADMGVALGKGDGMTGIGGSGRYYTYVYDELPGVSVDRESIEANDLGEAGMSKEIFYELDNDVHLMDPQMLVNWFDWSEGDVEEIIENVGPFVGNLHFRREDQWHDYRYYTLYEAFEKVATVFGEQERYEAFEALHDKFIADVQRRLPPADERPNVLLVYAGSDEPEKFSPYRLNDKGTSKKQWHDLGVSDALAGSGIEGLSTTDRGKIDYETMLEVDPDVIMLRAHERKSAQEFRDTVLSFMRYHPVASELSAVQEGRVYRGGYLFQGPIQNLFLTERGAQQLYPEVFGEVTSDEQLFDRQRVADIVDGTV, translated from the coding sequence ATGCGCGAAAACACGACCCACGACGGACCGACGCGGCGCGACTACCTGAAAATCGGTGGTGCGACGGCCCTGGGTGGGCTGGTAGCTGGCTGTGCCGGACAGGACGGCGGTGGCGCGGAGCCAACAACGACAGAGTCGGGCGGTAATACTGGGTCGACCCAGACCGAACAGACGACGACTGAAGACACCCCGTACTCGGTCACGATGGCACCCGTCGGCGAGGTCACGTTCGAGTCGGTCCCCGAGCAGTGGGTCGCCTACGACGGCGGCTACGCCGACATGGGCGTTGCCCTCGGCAAGGGCGACGGTATGACCGGTATCGGCGGTTCCGGTCGGTACTACACCTACGTCTACGACGAACTCCCGGGCGTGAGCGTCGACCGCGAGTCAATCGAAGCGAACGACCTCGGCGAAGCGGGCATGTCCAAGGAGATATTCTACGAACTCGACAACGACGTCCACCTGATGGACCCCCAGATGCTCGTCAACTGGTTCGACTGGAGCGAAGGGGACGTCGAGGAGATAATCGAGAACGTCGGGCCCTTCGTCGGCAACCTGCACTTCCGCCGGGAGGACCAGTGGCACGACTACCGCTACTACACCCTCTACGAGGCGTTCGAGAAGGTCGCGACGGTCTTCGGCGAACAGGAGCGCTACGAGGCCTTCGAGGCGCTCCACGACAAGTTCATCGCGGACGTCCAGCGCAGACTCCCACCGGCGGACGAGCGCCCCAACGTCCTGCTCGTCTACGCCGGCAGCGACGAACCCGAGAAGTTCTCGCCGTACCGCCTCAACGACAAGGGAACGAGCAAGAAGCAGTGGCACGACCTCGGCGTCAGTGACGCGCTCGCCGGGTCGGGTATCGAGGGGCTGAGCACCACCGACCGCGGGAAGATCGACTACGAGACGATGCTCGAGGTCGACCCCGACGTCATCATGCTGCGGGCCCACGAGCGCAAGTCGGCACAGGAGTTCCGGGACACGGTGCTCTCGTTCATGCGGTACCACCCTGTCGCCAGCGAACTCTCTGCGGTCCAGGAGGGACGTGTCTACCGCGGTGGCTACCTCTTCCAGGGACCGATACAGAACCTGTTCCTGACTGAACGTGGCGCACAGCAGCTCTACCCGGAGGTGTTCGGCGAGGTGACCAGCGACGAACAGCTGTTCGACCGCCAGCGCGTCGCCGACATCGTCGACGGGACCGTTTGA
- a CDS encoding ribonucleotide-diphosphate reductase subunit beta, whose translation MPILNDDTEHDPNKILPIDYDWAREYYEAGVNNNWVPQEIPMQEDISQWNGDALSDAERQLVEWNLGFFSTAESLTANNIVLAVYDHVTAPECRQYLLRQAYEEAIHTDTFIYCCDSLGFDPEYLYGMYDRVPSIEEKDEFVVDLTRVINQDDFTIETDEDLRDFLQDLVGFYVIMEGVFFYAGFAMMLGLKRQNKMVGVGQQFEYIMRDESLHLGFGVDLINQIRAENPGVWTDDFGDEVIDLITEAVELERIYAYEACPDDILGMSPDQFAEYVEHVADRRLGQLDLPEQYGTENPFPWMSEQVDLNKEKNFFETQVTEYRSGGSLDW comes from the coding sequence ATGCCGATACTCAACGACGACACGGAACACGACCCGAACAAGATACTGCCGATAGACTACGACTGGGCCCGCGAGTACTACGAAGCGGGTGTGAACAACAACTGGGTGCCCCAGGAGATTCCGATGCAAGAGGACATCTCCCAGTGGAACGGGGACGCGCTCTCCGACGCCGAGCGCCAGCTCGTCGAGTGGAACCTCGGGTTCTTCTCGACGGCGGAGTCCCTCACCGCGAACAACATCGTGCTCGCGGTGTACGACCACGTGACCGCCCCCGAATGTCGTCAGTACCTGCTCCGACAGGCCTACGAGGAGGCCATCCACACCGACACGTTCATCTACTGCTGTGACTCCCTCGGGTTCGACCCCGAGTACCTCTACGGGATGTACGACCGCGTGCCCTCTATCGAGGAGAAAGACGAGTTCGTCGTCGACCTGACGCGGGTCATCAATCAGGACGACTTCACCATCGAGACGGACGAGGACCTCCGTGACTTCCTCCAGGACCTCGTCGGCTTCTACGTCATCATGGAGGGTGTCTTCTTCTACGCCGGCTTCGCGATGATGCTCGGCCTCAAGCGCCAGAACAAGATGGTCGGTGTCGGCCAGCAGTTCGAGTACATCATGCGCGACGAGTCGCTCCACCTCGGCTTCGGCGTCGACCTCATCAACCAGATTCGCGCCGAGAACCCCGGTGTCTGGACCGACGACTTCGGGGACGAGGTAATCGACCTCATCACCGAGGCGGTCGAACTGGAGCGGATATACGCCTACGAAGCCTGCCCCGACGATATCCTGGGGATGAGTCCAGACCAGTTCGCCGAGTACGTCGAACACGTCGCCGACCGTCGGCTCGGGCAGCTCGACCTGCCGGAACAGTACGGCACCGAGAACCCGTTCCCATGGATGTCCGAGCAGGTCGACCTCAACAAGGAGAAGAACTTCTTCGAGACGCAGGTCACGGAGTACCGGAGCGGCGGGAGCCTCGACTGGTAG
- a CDS encoding ribonucleoside-diphosphate reductase subunit alpha, with protein sequence MPGRREASLATEPDSHASRHAPVLRARDVSARWASSPTHPVAGRSHRVVRFTASMSKQSTAPTTDVRSILDRARTGHETDLPETAWEDIHTDIERSLYDGATTDEVYEAILQSLTARVERDPELKRVAAAVFRQQYYREVIGEDLTGFDLDQAYRATFVTNVERGVDLGLLDDRLLDRFDLADLAEYLELDRDEEFEYMAMETLYQRYFLKTEQHGERLELPQAFWMRVAMGLAIEEDDPQQRAKEFYDVLSKLEFTPSSPTLFHSGTAHPQLSSCYLTTVEDDLEGIFDAYKHHAQLSKWSGGLGNDWTNLRAAGSLIQSTGVESTGVVPFLRISNDVTAAINRSGKRRGAACAYLACWHLDFPAFIDLKRNTGDERRRTPDMNTAAWIPDLFMKRVRADEKWTLFSPDEVPDLHELSGEAFEERYQEYEQQAEDGELRQYERVDATDLWRQLLTRLFETGHPWVTFKDPCNVRSPQDHVGTVHSSNLCTEITLNTSQDEHAVCNLGSVNYATHVSGGELDREHLADTIETAMRMLDNVVDLCFYPTEEAELSNMRHRPIGLGTMGFHDALLRLDVPMASEAAVEKANRWQEFVSYHAILNSSKLAAEREPYPSYEGSKWDRGLLPQDTVDLLEDERRREIPTDREETLDWYVVREHVEEHGMRNSNTMAIAPTATVSTINGTTPSIEPLYSNLYVKSNMSGDFTVVNDQLVAALRERDLWDDEMVDRIKYHDGSIQEIDDIPDDLQELYRGAFEIDPRHQLRLTAHRQTWLDQSISHNVFFPSTDGSLLADVYETAWELGLKTTYYLRTLGASQIEKSTLDMAEYGKTQHRGGGSSKTVQSDGGEPAQEGDLCRVEDPTCDACQ encoded by the coding sequence GTGCCTGGCCGACGAGAGGCATCTCTGGCGACGGAACCGGACAGCCACGCGTCTCGACACGCCCCGGTCCTTCGGGCACGAGACGTGTCGGCGCGGTGGGCGTCATCACCCACACACCCGGTAGCGGGACGGTCGCATCGAGTCGTTCGCTTCACAGCATCCATGAGCAAGCAATCTACCGCACCGACCACCGACGTCCGGTCCATCCTCGACCGGGCACGCACAGGCCACGAGACCGACCTCCCCGAGACGGCGTGGGAGGACATCCACACCGATATCGAGCGCAGCCTCTACGACGGCGCGACCACCGACGAGGTGTACGAGGCGATCCTGCAGTCGCTCACCGCCCGGGTCGAGCGCGACCCCGAACTCAAGCGGGTCGCCGCGGCTGTCTTCCGCCAGCAGTACTACCGCGAGGTCATCGGCGAGGACCTGACCGGGTTCGACCTCGACCAGGCGTACCGCGCGACGTTCGTCACGAACGTCGAACGCGGTGTCGACCTCGGGCTGCTCGATGACCGTCTCCTCGACCGCTTCGACCTCGCCGACCTCGCCGAATACCTCGAACTCGACCGCGACGAGGAGTTCGAGTACATGGCGATGGAGACGCTGTACCAGCGCTACTTCCTCAAGACCGAGCAACACGGCGAGCGCCTCGAACTCCCGCAGGCGTTCTGGATGCGCGTCGCGATGGGGCTCGCCATCGAGGAAGACGACCCCCAGCAGCGGGCGAAGGAGTTCTACGACGTGCTCTCGAAGCTGGAGTTCACGCCCTCCTCGCCGACCCTGTTCCACAGCGGGACGGCCCATCCACAGCTCTCCTCCTGTTACCTGACCACGGTCGAGGACGACCTCGAGGGTATCTTCGACGCCTACAAGCACCACGCACAGCTCTCGAAGTGGAGCGGTGGCCTCGGCAACGACTGGACCAACCTCCGGGCCGCCGGGTCGCTCATCCAGTCGACCGGTGTCGAATCGACCGGCGTGGTCCCCTTCCTCCGCATCAGCAACGACGTGACCGCGGCCATCAACCGCTCGGGCAAGCGCCGCGGCGCGGCGTGTGCCTACCTCGCCTGCTGGCACCTCGACTTCCCGGCGTTCATAGACCTGAAGCGCAACACCGGCGACGAGCGCCGGCGGACCCCGGACATGAACACGGCGGCCTGGATACCGGACCTGTTCATGAAGCGGGTCCGAGCCGACGAGAAGTGGACCCTGTTCAGCCCGGACGAGGTGCCAGACCTCCACGAGTTGTCCGGCGAGGCGTTCGAAGAACGCTACCAAGAGTACGAACAGCAGGCCGAGGACGGCGAGCTCCGGCAGTACGAGCGCGTCGACGCCACCGATCTCTGGCGGCAGCTGCTCACGCGCCTGTTCGAGACTGGCCACCCGTGGGTGACGTTCAAGGACCCCTGCAACGTCCGGTCGCCGCAGGACCACGTCGGCACGGTCCACTCCTCGAACCTCTGCACCGAGATCACGCTCAACACCAGCCAGGACGAGCACGCCGTCTGCAACCTCGGGAGCGTCAACTACGCGACGCACGTGTCGGGCGGCGAGCTGGACCGCGAGCACCTCGCGGACACCATCGAGACGGCGATGCGGATGCTCGACAACGTCGTCGACCTCTGCTTCTACCCGACCGAGGAAGCAGAGCTTTCGAACATGCGCCACCGCCCCATCGGGCTCGGGACGATGGGGTTCCACGACGCCCTGCTGCGGCTGGACGTGCCGATGGCGTCCGAGGCGGCCGTCGAGAAGGCGAACCGTTGGCAGGAGTTCGTCTCCTACCACGCCATCCTGAACTCCTCGAAGCTGGCCGCCGAGCGCGAGCCCTACCCCTCCTACGAGGGGTCGAAGTGGGACCGCGGGCTGCTCCCGCAGGACACCGTCGACCTTCTCGAGGACGAGCGCCGCCGGGAGATTCCGACCGACCGCGAGGAGACGCTTGACTGGTACGTCGTCCGCGAACACGTCGAGGAACACGGGATGCGGAACTCGAACACCATGGCCATCGCGCCCACGGCGACCGTCTCGACCATCAACGGGACGACGCCCTCTATCGAACCGCTGTACTCGAACCTCTACGTCAAGTCGAACATGTCCGGCGACTTCACGGTCGTCAACGACCAGCTCGTCGCGGCCCTCCGGGAACGCGACCTCTGGGACGACGAGATGGTCGACCGCATCAAGTACCACGACGGGTCGATTCAGGAGATAGACGACATCCCCGACGACCTGCAGGAGCTGTACCGCGGCGCGTTCGAGATCGACCCGCGCCACCAGCTCCGGTTGACCGCACACCGCCAGACGTGGCTGGACCAGTCCATCTCGCACAACGTCTTCTTCCCGTCGACCGACGGTTCCCTGCTCGCCGACGTGTACGAGACCGCGTGGGAACTCGGCCTGAAGACGACCTACTACCTCCGGACACTCGGTGCCTCCCAGATAGAGAAGTCTACGCTCGATATGGCCGAGTACGGGAAGACACAGCACCGCGGCGGTGGCTCGTCGAAGACCGTCCAGTCAGACGGTGGCGAACCCGCCCAGGAAGGCGACCTCTGTCGGGTTGAGGACCCGACCTGTGACGCCTGCCAGTAA
- the mutS gene encoding DNA mismatch repair protein MutS, translated as MDAALGPPEKMAEQADELTPMMRQYYELTERYDDALVLFQVGDFYETFCAAAEATSRICEVTLTKREDSTGRYPMAGVPIANAESYIESLLNAGYRVAVADQVQDPDEASGVVDRAVTRIVTPGTLTEAELLATDDNNFVACLTKTGDPDDPTGEGGEYGFSVLDVSTGDFYATAPPNAPTVADEIGRFDPAEAIVGPDASADTFPADCMVSPYDRTAFTTEKARAKVTEYFGDPDALLAGDAEVRACGALLAYAEYTRGGEEGYLDYLNHLTRYDPREYVVLDPTAIASLELFERRSVRSVEGATLVEVLDETACAMGRRELTDWLRRPLVDQDRIEGRLDAVGELAHDPVARERLHELLRDVYDVERLITRVSRGRANARDLRSLKDTLDVVPELKETMADLETDRLATLRDGLDELEDVRDLIGRAIREEPPIEVTEGGVIESGYDETLDDLRETERSGKNWIDSLEAKERERTGIDSLKVGKNQVHGYYIEVTNPNLDRVPDDYNRRQTLKNSERFYTPELKSREDEILRAEQRADDLEYDLFREVRSSVAAETERVQALADRIAALDVLVSFGTVAAENDYTRPEFSETGIDIEAGRHPVVEQTQDSFVPNGAQFDADEFFAVITGPNMSGKSTYMRQVATICLLAQAGCFVPAASADLRILDRIFTRVGASDDIAGGQSTFMVEMTELADILRDATEDSLVLLDEVGRGTSTADGLALAKAVTEYVHDELGATTLFATHHHELTAVADDLAGVFNLHFDATEVDGEVQFNHDVGRGAATASYGVEVAQAAGVPDAVLERAHELLAEETGADPAASVDGVAKPGVDGAEEAATADGGSVDRSPELDGVRARLAGLNVADTTPMEALRILDDLKRELD; from the coding sequence ATGGACGCAGCGCTCGGACCGCCGGAGAAGATGGCCGAGCAGGCCGACGAGCTGACGCCGATGATGCGCCAGTACTACGAACTGACCGAGCGCTACGACGACGCGCTCGTGCTCTTCCAGGTCGGTGACTTCTACGAGACCTTTTGTGCCGCCGCCGAGGCGACCTCGCGCATCTGCGAGGTGACCCTGACCAAGCGCGAGGACTCGACGGGCAGATACCCGATGGCCGGGGTTCCAATCGCGAACGCCGAGAGCTACATCGAATCGCTGCTGAATGCGGGCTACCGGGTCGCGGTCGCGGACCAGGTGCAGGACCCCGACGAGGCCAGCGGCGTGGTCGACCGGGCCGTCACTCGCATCGTCACACCAGGGACGCTGACCGAGGCCGAACTGCTCGCGACCGACGACAACAACTTCGTCGCCTGCCTCACGAAGACGGGCGACCCCGACGACCCGACCGGCGAGGGCGGCGAGTACGGTTTCTCCGTGCTCGACGTGTCGACGGGCGACTTCTACGCCACGGCCCCGCCGAACGCCCCGACCGTCGCGGACGAAATCGGCCGGTTCGACCCCGCCGAGGCCATCGTCGGGCCCGACGCCAGCGCCGATACCTTCCCTGCCGACTGCATGGTCTCGCCCTACGACCGGACCGCGTTTACCACCGAGAAGGCCCGCGCGAAGGTCACCGAGTACTTCGGCGACCCCGACGCCTTGCTGGCGGGCGACGCCGAGGTCCGCGCTTGCGGTGCATTGCTCGCCTACGCCGAGTACACCCGCGGCGGCGAAGAGGGCTATCTTGACTACCTGAACCACCTCACGCGGTACGACCCGCGGGAGTACGTGGTCCTCGACCCGACCGCCATCGCCAGCCTCGAACTGTTCGAGCGTCGCTCCGTCAGAAGCGTCGAGGGCGCGACCCTCGTCGAGGTGCTGGACGAGACTGCCTGCGCGATGGGTCGCCGCGAACTCACGGACTGGCTCCGCCGCCCACTCGTCGACCAGGACCGAATCGAGGGCCGCCTCGACGCGGTCGGCGAACTCGCCCACGACCCGGTGGCACGCGAGCGACTCCACGAACTGCTCCGGGACGTGTACGACGTGGAACGGCTCATCACCCGGGTCTCCCGCGGCCGCGCCAACGCCCGGGACCTGCGCTCGCTGAAGGACACGCTCGACGTGGTTCCCGAGCTCAAGGAGACGATGGCGGACCTCGAAACGGACCGCCTCGCCACCCTCCGAGACGGCCTCGACGAACTCGAAGACGTGCGCGACCTCATCGGCCGGGCCATCCGAGAGGAACCCCCCATCGAGGTGACCGAGGGCGGCGTCATCGAGTCGGGGTACGACGAGACACTGGACGACCTCAGAGAGACCGAACGCTCGGGCAAGAACTGGATCGACTCCCTCGAGGCGAAAGAGCGCGAGCGAACGGGTATCGACTCGCTCAAGGTCGGGAAGAACCAGGTCCACGGCTACTACATCGAGGTCACGAACCCGAACCTCGACCGGGTGCCCGACGACTACAACCGTCGCCAGACGCTGAAGAACTCCGAGCGGTTCTACACGCCGGAGCTGAAGTCCCGCGAGGACGAGATTCTGCGGGCCGAACAGCGGGCCGACGACCTCGAATACGACCTGTTTCGGGAGGTCCGGTCCTCCGTCGCGGCCGAGACCGAGCGCGTGCAGGCGCTGGCGGACCGCATCGCTGCCCTCGACGTGCTCGTGTCGTTCGGGACCGTCGCGGCCGAGAACGACTACACGCGGCCCGAGTTCTCCGAGACCGGCATCGACATCGAGGCGGGCCGCCACCCCGTCGTCGAGCAGACCCAGGACTCGTTCGTCCCCAACGGCGCACAGTTCGACGCCGACGAGTTCTTTGCGGTCATCACTGGCCCGAACATGAGCGGGAAGTCGACGTACATGCGCCAGGTCGCGACCATCTGCCTGCTCGCACAGGCTGGCTGTTTCGTCCCCGCCGCGTCCGCGGACCTGCGAATCCTGGACCGCATCTTCACCCGGGTCGGCGCGAGTGACGACATCGCCGGTGGGCAGTCGACGTTCATGGTCGAGATGACCGAACTCGCGGACATCCTCCGGGACGCGACCGAGGATTCGCTCGTGTTGCTCGACGAGGTCGGACGTGGTACCTCGACCGCTGACGGGCTCGCGCTCGCGAAGGCCGTCACGGAGTACGTCCACGACGAACTCGGCGCGACCACGCTGTTCGCCACGCACCACCACGAACTCACCGCGGTCGCCGACGACCTCGCCGGCGTGTTCAACCTCCACTTCGACGCGACCGAGGTCGACGGCGAGGTGCAGTTCAACCACGACGTGGGCCGTGGCGCGGCGACCGCCTCCTACGGTGTCGAGGTCGCCCAGGCCGCGGGCGTGCCCGACGCGGTGCTGGAGAGAGCGCACGAACTGCTGGCGGAAGAGACAGGTGCCGACCCGGCAGCGTCGGTCGACGGTGTTGCAAAGCCGGGAGTCGACGGTGCTGAAGAAGCAGCCACCGCGGATGGCGGGTCTGTCGACCGTTCGCCCGAACTCGACGGTGTCCGTGCGCGTCTCGCCGGCCTGAACGTCGCGGATACGACGCCGATGGAGGCGCTTCGCATCCTCGACGACCTCAAGCGCGAACTCGACTGA
- a CDS encoding cupin domain-containing protein: protein MEHVDIDDIESQFLGDSDLDRRGLSDPLGTSDLAINYYSLEPGESFSGGMHTHLDQEEVFYVIQGTATFETPDESVEVGPHEAIRFARGEYQQGTNESDEQVVGLALGAPKGSEDVRVPMGCRECGESDSLQFIMGEDGEQLRCPECGMTKDI, encoded by the coding sequence ATGGAACACGTCGACATCGACGACATCGAGAGCCAGTTCCTCGGAGACTCCGACCTCGACCGACGCGGCCTCTCGGACCCGCTTGGGACCAGCGACCTCGCCATCAACTACTACTCGCTGGAACCGGGAGAGTCCTTCTCGGGTGGGATGCACACCCATCTGGACCAGGAGGAGGTCTTCTACGTCATCCAAGGGACGGCCACGTTCGAGACTCCCGACGAGTCCGTCGAGGTCGGGCCCCACGAGGCCATCCGGTTTGCCCGCGGCGAGTACCAGCAGGGGACGAACGAATCCGACGAGCAGGTCGTCGGGCTCGCGCTCGGTGCCCCGAAAGGCAGCGAGGACGTCCGGGTCCCGATGGGCTGTCGCGAGTGCGGCGAGAGCGACTCGCTGCAGTTCATCATGGGCGAGGACGGCGAACAGCTCCGCTGTCCCGAATGTGGCATGACGAAGGACATCTGA
- a CDS encoding HVO_0649 family zinc finger protein, with translation MSAHTRRGASAFDRLTTHYDVDLVCPKCGNEDADGHWKAQTDGGTVRYTHLCPSCGEIRQRTLRLGSHQ, from the coding sequence ATGTCTGCACATACCAGGCGTGGTGCGAGCGCGTTCGACCGCCTCACGACGCATTACGACGTCGACCTCGTCTGCCCGAAGTGTGGCAACGAGGACGCGGACGGCCACTGGAAGGCTCAGACGGACGGCGGAACCGTGCGCTACACGCACCTCTGTCCGAGCTGTGGCGAGATTCGTCAACGGACCCTTCGGCTCGGCAGTCACCAGTAA
- the nucS gene encoding endonuclease NucS codes for MTRQGTADGDRTVVTPDHETARSVVDDGLADGQLVTVFGRCTVSYDGRATSQLGLGDRHVMCKPDGTVLVHTDEGQKPVNWQPPGCRQEARLSEEGTLELFSTRDSPTEELLVTFERIRQVSVFSVMDDEQLTLAGSEEDLRQRILDEPDLVESGFVPLATERETAAGAVDIYGRDTDGNVLVLELKRKRVGPDAASQLNRYVEALRRDLHAGATIRGILVAPSITDRARRLLAENGLEFVALEPPSP; via the coding sequence GTGACGCGACAGGGAACGGCAGACGGCGACAGGACAGTCGTCACGCCGGACCACGAGACAGCCAGGTCCGTCGTCGACGACGGCCTCGCCGACGGTCAGCTCGTGACGGTGTTCGGCCGCTGCACCGTCAGCTACGACGGCCGGGCGACGAGCCAGCTCGGCCTCGGCGACCGCCACGTCATGTGCAAGCCCGACGGGACCGTGCTGGTCCACACCGACGAGGGACAGAAACCGGTGAACTGGCAGCCGCCGGGCTGCCGGCAGGAGGCACGGCTCTCTGAGGAGGGGACCCTGGAGCTATTCAGCACGCGGGACTCGCCGACAGAAGAACTGCTGGTCACCTTCGAGCGCATCCGGCAGGTCTCGGTCTTCTCCGTGATGGACGACGAGCAACTGACTCTCGCCGGCTCGGAGGAGGACCTCAGACAGCGCATTCTCGACGAACCGGACCTCGTCGAGTCGGGGTTCGTCCCGCTTGCGACCGAGCGTGAGACCGCCGCCGGGGCGGTCGACATCTACGGCCGCGACACCGACGGGAACGTCCTCGTCCTCGAACTGAAGCGCAAACGTGTCGGTCCCGACGCTGCAAGCCAGCTGAACCGCTACGTCGAGGCACTCCGCAGGGATCTGCACGCTGGCGCGACGATACGGGGAATCCTGGTCGCACCCTCCATCACCGACCGGGCGCGTCGGCTCCTGGCGGAGAACGGACTGGAGTTCGTCGCGCTGGAGCCGCCGTCGCCCTAG
- a CDS encoding DUF6735 family protein — translation MYQLLETAEAMNVGHRALVAYQRADGRLSIHHSQWGALGWQLLTTCRPNSPFGANNDWEAQCHEAIVDGEEPDPPTEPDTPVDPNPRTVVADLDDLTGQFDFLEYEACYVVSRSVDVRGFQPLWFARALPDADPVGDGALVSLRRDRDPVEDAARLTAWFRGVADTMVAMQERGALTDDAVHVHLRERCREWAADGREVYVG, via the coding sequence GTGTACCAACTACTCGAAACGGCGGAGGCGATGAACGTGGGCCACCGTGCACTCGTGGCGTACCAACGAGCCGATGGTCGACTCTCGATACATCACTCCCAGTGGGGCGCACTCGGCTGGCAGTTGCTCACCACCTGCCGACCGAACAGCCCGTTCGGCGCGAATAACGACTGGGAAGCACAGTGTCACGAAGCCATCGTCGACGGTGAGGAACCAGACCCACCGACCGAGCCGGACACACCTGTCGACCCCAACCCCCGGACCGTGGTCGCCGACCTCGACGACCTCACCGGCCAGTTCGACTTCCTAGAATACGAGGCGTGTTACGTGGTTTCCCGGTCGGTCGACGTTCGTGGATTCCAGCCACTCTGGTTCGCGCGGGCCCTGCCGGACGCCGACCCTGTCGGAGACGGCGCACTCGTCTCACTTCGGCGCGATCGCGACCCGGTCGAGGACGCAGCTCGGCTCACGGCCTGGTTCCGGGGCGTCGCCGATACCATGGTAGCGATGCAAGAGCGAGGGGCTCTGACCGACGATGCTGTGCACGTCCATCTCCGCGAGCGCTGCCGCGAGTGGGCAGCGGACGGCCGCGAGGTGTACGTGGGCTGA